A part of Arachis hypogaea cultivar Tifrunner chromosome 12, arahy.Tifrunner.gnm2.J5K5, whole genome shotgun sequence genomic DNA contains:
- the LOC112727295 gene encoding probable membrane-associated kinase regulator 4 → MATKQSTTTTTTTTTTTLVHVNEDYIDMELVTCCSSNLCPPQKSYSREFEFQMTPLSSNEKDSTASVADVLFYNGKLLPLHNVKSFSSLEDSNFPIITNTNTNTNTNNNHLFDDSFSNIISPSESCRLSSDFAVTPDEYLFEWSNSSSQINNNSNVLLPNNKKSSSSSSSWSKKLKQIIVGQRIKNSRSYIRSLFFTKASSGSSRCKECQDLKMKNKKNNHQFGMNILEDDEFSSIHGRRSFSGVVQRHCGPSKSSSLSTSSSGSSSCSSSFSFSSSSGYNNNDLQIFKRNIINAANNCEIEGSIEGAIAHCKKSQQKFASSKVAICGKQENEELLPTIPRREVN, encoded by the coding sequence ATGGCCACAaaacaatcaacaacaacaacaacaactactactactactactttgGTTCATGTGAATGAAGACTACATTGACATGGAATTAGTCACTTGTTGTTCTTCAAACTTGTGTCCACCACAAAAAAGCTACAGCAGAGAATTTGAATTCCAAATGACTCCATTGTCATCAAATGAGAAAGATTCAACAGCTTCTGTTGCTGATGTACTCTTCTACAATGGAAAACTACTCCCTCTTCATAATGTGAAgtcattttcatctttggaagATTCCAACTTTCCCATcatcaccaacaccaacaccaacaccaacaccaacaacaACCACCTTTTTGATGATTCATTCAGTAACATTATTTCACCTTCAGAATCATGCAGATTAAGCAGTGATTTTGCTGTAACCCCAGATGAATACTTATTTGAATGGTCTAATTCTTCTTCTCAAATCAACAACAATAGCAATGTTCTTCTTCCAAATAATaagaaatcttcttcttcttcttcttcatggtcAAAGAAGCTGAAGCAGATTATTGTGGGTCAAAGGATCAAGAACTCAAGGTCTTACATTAGATCCTTGTTCTTCACCAAAGCATCATCTGGTTCTTCAAGATGCAAAGAGTGTCAGGATTtgaagatgaagaacaagaagaacaaccaCCAATTTGGGATGAACATTCTTGAAGATGATGAGTTTAGTAGCATCCATGGTAGAAGATCTTTTTCTGGGGTGGTTCAGCGGCATTGTGGTCCATCAAAGTCTTCATCTTTATCAACATCTTCATCTGGGTCAAGTTCATGTTCTTCATCTTTCTCATTCAGTTCTTCATCAGGGTATAATAATAATGATTTGCAAATTTTCAAAAGGAACATCATCAATGCTGCAAATAATTGTGAGATTGAAGGTTCAATTGAAGGTGCCATTGCACATTGCAAGAAGTCTCAGCAAAAATTTGCTTCCTCAAAAGTTGCAATTTGTGGGAAACAAGAAAATGAAGAATTACTACCTACCATTCCTAGAAGAGAGGTTAATTAA